The stretch of DNA TTTAAAAAAAGACCAACATTTTTATTGCCATTTTATTCGGATAAATCAAAAGAGTTTGTTAAATATAATTACGCTTCAAACTTAGGTAAAATATTAGCTGTCAGTCTTTGGCTTGGCGATTATGACACACACATTTCTAATTTAGGAATTGCAAAAATAAATGATTCTATTGAATTTGTTAAAATAGATCATGGATGGAGTTTTGCCCAATTACAAGATAATATGGACTACAATAAAACACCTTGGAGTGGGATTCAATCTTTTGGAAAACCAACGAATCATTTCGCCGATTTTAAACAATATGGCTTCTATAAAAATAGTGAAGGTGAATTCCTTCAAATGATAGACTCACTTAAAAAAATAAATAAAGAACAAATTAAATTTGTTCTTCGTAAAGCATTTCGTGAAATTGAAAGTTATTATAATACAGAAATTGCTTATAAATCATTTGCAAAATGGATAGGATATAAAACAAATAGAGGAAGTTTTTGTAGTGAAGAATTTGTTGTTTATTTGTCTGATAAATTAGAAAAAAGATTAAACACAAATCTTAAAAGAAGAAATAATCTTAACATTCATAAAACAAGTACAATTTATGATAAACTTGGTAATGTTGAGTATATTTCTACTAAACTTTAATTTCGGATATTTGTGGATTCAAAAATTTTATCTGCATTGTCTGTTACAAATCCTTGGTAATAACTATCCCAAAGTCCATTATTTGACTTTCCTTCTAATGGAAAACGAAAGGCAAATTCGACAAAGGCATAAGGAATTTTTTTAAATCCATCTTGAAAAGGAACAATACATTCTTCTGCTAATGTAGCACTTTGTTCTAACTTTACAGAAGGTGTTCCTTTAATAAAATCGCCACCAGATTTATTTAGTGAAATTTTTAATTTCTCTTGAATAAAATGATTAAACTCTTTTAATGATTTAAAGTTTTTCATTAAGTGAACACTCACAGTAAAATGATTTGGAGTATTTCCATAAACGAGAGTCCAAGCAGCGTATTCACTTTCTTTTCTAAGAAGTTCATAGTCTTCAAATGTTGGTGTTCTCCAGGATGCTCCGTAACTTAAAAATAAGGAAATGGAATTAGCAACATCCTCTATTTTTTCAGGATTTGATTTTAAGCTTTCAATTTCTTGTTTAAATTTATTTAAGGGAGAAGCAACAATATCTGAAGTGTATTTTGTTACGCAAGCTTTAAATTTTTCTGAAAAAGTATCTAACTCTAAAACACTTATAAATACTTTTGGAAATATTTTAGTGCTATGTGCGTCTGCTTCAATAGGAGGTATTAATGAAATTGCTTTTAGTTTTTTTTCTTTGAATTCGTAGTCATCTTTTTTAGAATATCCTAATAGTTCAAAGACTTCCTTTAAGATATTTAAATCACAGTGAATTCCTGGAAGAGTGCGGAAAGCAATATGATCTTCACTCCAATCATCGCCTTGCTTTCGAATGGCTTCCTCAATAACATTTACTTGACCTACTTTGTTTTTATAG from Silvanigrella paludirubra encodes:
- a CDS encoding DUF1338 domain-containing protein, whose product is MLEIKKQVISKIIKQLWINYKNKVGQVNVIEEAIRKQGDDWSEDHIAFRTLPGIHCDLNILKEVFELLGYSKKDDYEFKEKKLKAISLIPPIEADAHSTKIFPKVFISVLELDTFSEKFKACVTKYTSDIVASPLNKFKQEIESLKSNPEKIEDVANSISLFLSYGASWRTPTFEDYELLRKESEYAAWTLVYGNTPNHFTVSVHLMKNFKSLKEFNHFIQEKLKISLNKSGGDFIKGTPSVKLEQSATLAEECIVPFQDGFKKIPYAFVEFAFRFPLEGKSNNGLWDSYYQGFVTDNADKIFESTNIRN